A stretch of Faecalibacterium duncaniae DNA encodes these proteins:
- the mnmG gene encoding tRNA uridine-5-carboxymethylaminomethyl(34) synthesis enzyme MnmG: protein MNHLGDYDVIVIGAGHAGIEAAHAAATLGAKTAVFTMSLDAIGNMPCNPSIGGTAKGTLVRELDALGGVMGLAADATYLQSRMLNKGKGPAVHALRVQTDRKRYHEYMKHALELTPGLAIHQAEVVGIEVENGHVKGVVTQLNGEYSAKCVVIATGTNLGGKIFVGDAWYASGPDGMHAANALTESLKAAGLPLRRFKTGTPARVHRRSIDFSKLECQPGDPDSELQPFSFLTDAPMHNKVECWIAYTNPETHRIILDNIQRSPLYGGMIEGVGPRYCPSIEDKVVRFAGKDRHPIFVEPCGENTEEMYLQGASSSLPEDVQNAFYRSIQGFEHIEIMRPAYAIEYDCVDPTSLEATLESKVVRGLYGAGQFNGTSGYEEAAAQGLLAGLNAARSAKGESQLILERQTSYLGTLVDDLVTKGVMDPYRMMTSRSEYRLTLRQDNADQRLTPIGREYGLVQDDRWAKYQHTQSILEAERRRLHETHLRTADLRAAMEAAGLTPAAEGGIAEELLRRPEISYPLLAGVIGWGEGITPMLAERLETEIKYAGYIARQDRMIRDVARHEKTLIPADFEYADLTGLTLEAREKLTRIRPKNLGQAGRIPGVSPSDVAQLSIALTVREKT, encoded by the coding sequence ATGAATCATCTTGGAGATTACGATGTGATCGTAATAGGCGCGGGCCACGCTGGCATTGAAGCGGCCCACGCTGCTGCCACGCTGGGTGCCAAAACGGCGGTGTTTACCATGAGCCTGGATGCCATTGGAAACATGCCCTGCAATCCCAGCATCGGCGGAACTGCAAAAGGAACGCTGGTACGTGAATTGGATGCGTTGGGCGGTGTGATGGGCCTTGCGGCGGATGCTACCTACCTGCAGAGCCGGATGCTGAACAAGGGCAAAGGCCCTGCCGTTCATGCCCTGCGCGTTCAGACCGACCGCAAGCGCTACCACGAATATATGAAACACGCCCTTGAGCTCACACCCGGCCTTGCCATCCATCAGGCCGAGGTGGTGGGCATTGAGGTGGAGAACGGCCATGTCAAGGGCGTTGTGACCCAGCTGAACGGGGAGTACAGCGCAAAGTGTGTGGTCATTGCCACGGGTACCAATCTGGGCGGCAAAATTTTTGTCGGTGATGCGTGGTATGCTTCCGGCCCTGACGGGATGCACGCCGCCAATGCCCTGACCGAAAGCCTGAAAGCCGCCGGTCTGCCTCTGCGGCGGTTCAAGACCGGTACCCCCGCCCGTGTCCACCGGAGAAGCATCGACTTCTCCAAGCTGGAATGCCAGCCCGGCGACCCGGACAGCGAGCTGCAGCCATTCAGCTTTCTGACGGATGCACCCATGCACAACAAGGTGGAATGCTGGATCGCCTATACCAACCCTGAGACCCACCGGATCATTTTGGACAACATCCAGCGCAGCCCGCTCTATGGCGGCATGATCGAGGGGGTTGGCCCCCGGTACTGCCCCTCCATTGAGGATAAGGTGGTGCGCTTTGCGGGCAAGGACCGGCACCCCATCTTTGTGGAGCCCTGCGGCGAGAACACAGAGGAGATGTATCTGCAGGGTGCGTCCAGCAGCCTGCCTGAGGATGTGCAGAATGCCTTTTACCGGAGCATTCAGGGCTTTGAACACATTGAGATCATGCGCCCGGCCTACGCCATCGAGTATGACTGCGTAGATCCGACCAGCCTGGAAGCCACGCTGGAGAGCAAGGTGGTGCGGGGCCTGTATGGTGCAGGCCAGTTCAACGGCACCTCCGGCTACGAGGAAGCCGCCGCGCAGGGTCTGCTGGCCGGTCTGAACGCTGCCCGCAGTGCAAAAGGGGAGAGCCAGCTCATCCTGGAGCGTCAGACCAGCTATCTGGGTACGCTGGTGGATGACCTTGTCACCAAGGGTGTCATGGACCCTTACCGCATGATGACCAGCCGGAGCGAGTACCGCCTGACCCTGCGGCAGGACAACGCCGATCAGCGGCTGACCCCCATTGGCCGGGAGTATGGTCTGGTGCAGGATGACCGCTGGGCAAAATACCAGCACACCCAGAGCATTCTGGAGGCGGAGCGCCGCCGCCTGCACGAGACCCACCTGCGCACCGCTGACCTGCGCGCTGCCATGGAAGCAGCCGGGCTGACCCCTGCCGCTGAGGGCGGCATTGCCGAGGAGCTGCTCCGCCGCCCCGAGATCAGCTACCCGCTGTTGGCGGGGGTGATCGGCTGGGGTGAGGGTATCACCCCCATGCTGGCCGAGCGGCTGGAGACCGAAATCAAGTACGCAGGCTACATTGCCCGGCAGGATCGGATGATCCGTGACGTGGCCCGCCACGAAAAGACCCTGATTCCCGCAGATTTTGAGTATGCTGACCTGACCGGCCTGACGCTGGAGGCCCGTGAGAAGCTGACCCGCATCCGCCCGAAGAATCTGGGGCAGGCGGGCCGCATCCCCGGTGTGTCGCCCTCCGATGTGGCGCAGCTGAGCATTGCTTTAACAGTGAGAGAGAAAACCTAA
- the mnmE gene encoding tRNA uridine-5-carboxymethylaminomethyl(34) synthesis GTPase MnmE, producing the protein MEHSTIAAIATAPGAGGIAVVRLSGPESYAVAAKVFCPANPAKRVEEAKGYTALFGHFMEGEEAFDEGVALFFRAPHSYTGEDVVELSCHGGSAVARRLVESCIAAGAAPAAPGEYTRRAFLNGKLGLTQAEAVMDLISADGRQGAALANASLNGALAKKIGAEKDALTALQAHLTAWVDFPEEDVPALEDAQLVSTLTAVKGELDTLIRNYDAGAVLREGVDCAIVGRPNAGKSTLLNLLAGFDRAIVTPVAGTTRDVVEQAVRLGDIRLNLFDTAGLRETEDAIEAEGIRRSWKKLDEAGLILAVFDGSEPLIREDLALAQRCAGRPAIALVNKVDKPTQFDAEIIAGDFAMVLPVCCQEEGSRRVITAAVARLLGTNNIDPHAASLSGQRQLAAATRARDAVAGALDAVSGGFGLDAVSVCVDDALDALCDLTGENASENVINEVFERFCVGK; encoded by the coding sequence ATGGAACATTCAACGATCGCGGCCATTGCAACCGCGCCCGGCGCAGGCGGCATTGCCGTGGTGCGTCTTTCCGGCCCGGAGAGCTATGCCGTGGCGGCAAAGGTGTTCTGCCCGGCCAACCCGGCAAAGCGGGTGGAGGAGGCCAAAGGCTATACTGCCCTGTTTGGGCATTTCATGGAAGGGGAGGAAGCCTTTGACGAGGGCGTGGCCCTCTTCTTCCGGGCACCCCACAGCTACACCGGCGAGGATGTGGTGGAGCTTTCCTGCCACGGCGGCAGTGCGGTGGCCCGGCGGCTGGTGGAAAGCTGCATCGCAGCCGGTGCCGCCCCCGCCGCACCCGGCGAGTACACCCGCCGCGCCTTCCTCAACGGCAAGCTGGGGCTGACCCAGGCCGAGGCCGTTATGGACCTGATCTCTGCCGATGGCAGACAGGGTGCGGCGCTGGCCAATGCCTCCCTGAACGGCGCGCTGGCGAAGAAGATCGGGGCTGAAAAGGATGCCCTGACCGCCCTGCAGGCCCATCTGACTGCCTGGGTGGATTTCCCCGAGGAGGACGTTCCCGCGCTGGAGGATGCTCAGCTGGTATCCACCCTGACTGCCGTGAAGGGAGAGCTGGACACCCTCATCCGGAATTATGATGCCGGTGCAGTCCTGCGGGAGGGTGTGGACTGTGCCATCGTGGGGCGGCCCAATGCGGGCAAGTCCACCCTGCTCAATCTGCTGGCCGGGTTCGACCGGGCCATCGTCACCCCCGTGGCGGGCACCACCCGGGATGTGGTGGAGCAGGCCGTCCGGCTGGGGGACATCCGGCTGAACCTGTTCGACACGGCCGGTCTGCGGGAGACCGAGGATGCGATTGAGGCCGAGGGCATCCGCCGCAGCTGGAAAAAGCTGGACGAGGCGGGGCTGATCCTGGCGGTGTTCGATGGCTCTGAGCCCCTGATCCGGGAGGATCTTGCGTTGGCGCAGCGGTGCGCCGGTCGCCCGGCCATTGCACTGGTCAACAAAGTGGACAAGCCCACTCAGTTTGACGCAGAGATCATTGCAGGCGATTTTGCCATGGTGCTCCCGGTCTGCTGCCAGGAAGAGGGGAGCCGCAGGGTGATCACCGCTGCCGTTGCCCGCCTGCTGGGCACCAACAACATCGACCCCCACGCTGCCAGCCTCTCGGGCCAGCGCCAGCTTGCCGCCGCCACCCGCGCCCGGGATGCAGTGGCTGGTGCGCTGGATGCGGTCAGCGGCGGGTTCGGGCTGGATGCCGTATCGGTCTGTGTGGACGATGCGCTGGATGCCCTCTGTGACCTCACCGGCGAAAATGCGTCGGAGAATGTCATCAATGAAGTGTTTGAGCGGTTCTGTGTGGGGAAGTAA